In Halobacteriovorax sp. HLS, one DNA window encodes the following:
- a CDS encoding elongation factor P hydroxylase, with protein sequence MQHNVEDIKSIFDRTFKDEYSTILSYGYKEPFYKARKSTKELSIIQSTEDYFASALHEISHWCLAGKDRRALDDYGYWYNPDGRNLDQQKEFENVEVKPQAIEMAFSEACSYPFKASADNLELGNYDSSDFTRRIKLQFECYKSEGLPKRAAQFVKELKLFYCH encoded by the coding sequence ATGCAGCACAATGTAGAAGACATAAAAAGTATTTTTGATAGAACTTTTAAGGATGAATATTCAACGATTCTTTCCTATGGTTATAAAGAGCCATTTTATAAGGCTAGAAAATCTACTAAAGAGCTGTCAATTATTCAAAGCACAGAAGACTATTTCGCTTCAGCACTTCATGAAATCTCTCACTGGTGTCTAGCAGGAAAAGACAGAAGAGCCTTAGACGATTATGGATACTGGTATAACCCAGATGGAAGAAATCTTGACCAGCAAAAAGAGTTTGAAAATGTTGAAGTAAAGCCTCAGGCAATCGAAATGGCCTTCAGCGAAGCCTGTTCTTATCCATTTAAGGCCAGTGCTGACAATCTTGAACTAGGGAATTACGACTCTTCTGACTTCACGCGTAGAATAAAACTCCAATTTGAATGTTATAAATCAGAGGGGCTTCCCAAAAGGGCCGCTCAATTCGTCAAAGAATTGAAACTCTTTTATTGCCACTAA
- the acnB gene encoding bifunctional aconitate hydratase 2/2-methylisocitrate dehydratase, whose amino-acid sequence MSNFFDSYDKHVEERKALGIPPLALTKEQMSEVCELLQNIPASKGELLLDLITNRVNPGVDPAAQIKADFLLKIVHGDVSCDLIDKKHAVKLLGTMLGGYNLAGLIDIMKGADKELANLAGAALKNMVLSINIFDEVFELSKTNEIAKEVIKSWADAQWFTSKEEIPESIKTVVYKVDGEINTDDFSPAAYAYTRADIPLHSTCMGGVLFPSGPKAIGDLKDKFNLPITFVGDVVGTGSSRKSACNSLLWHIGNDIDYVPNKRDGGIIIGQTIAPIFFNTAEDSGALPIQADVSKLETGKIIIVHPLAGKITDENGETLAEYEIAPDTILDEYKAGGRVPLIIGKQLTAKARAALSMSSIEDSGIFTNPTIIVPKADQGYTQAQKMVGKACGVTGILPGTTCLPKMSTVGSQDTTGPMTANEMTELACLKFNADLVMQSFCHTAAYPKPTDVITHATLPEYISNRGGVSLKVGDGVIHSWLNRLLVPDEVGTGGDSHTRFPLGISFPAGSGLVAFAAALGVMPLDMPESVLVKFKGELQPGITLRDVVNMIPLKAIQLGLLTVEKKGKKNIFAGKILEMEGLPNLKVEQAFELTDAAAERSAAAASIKLNREPIEEYLLSNIKLMESMIEGGYKDAETLKKRIAAVKDWLANGELMEADKNAEYAQVIEIDLNEMTEPVVACPNDPDDVKVLSEVAGDKVDEVFIGSCMTNVGLFRAAGEILKGKGQADATLWIAPPTKMDKDQLTAEGYYATFAAAGARLEMPGCSLCMGNQARVRNGSTVFSTSTRNFNNRLGKDAQVYLGSSELAAVVSLLGKMPTPAEYLEVMNPALEGKEEEVYKYLNFHQMDNFRV is encoded by the coding sequence ATGTCTAATTTCTTTGATTCTTACGACAAACACGTTGAAGAAAGAAAAGCTCTAGGAATCCCACCTCTTGCATTAACTAAGGAACAAATGAGTGAAGTGTGTGAGCTTCTACAAAATATTCCAGCATCCAAAGGTGAGTTGTTATTAGACTTAATTACAAATAGAGTAAATCCTGGGGTTGATCCAGCTGCTCAGATAAAAGCTGACTTTCTCCTGAAGATAGTACATGGAGATGTTTCGTGCGATCTTATTGATAAAAAGCATGCTGTCAAACTTCTAGGAACAATGCTTGGTGGTTATAACCTCGCAGGTCTTATTGACATTATGAAAGGTGCTGACAAAGAACTAGCAAATCTTGCTGGAGCAGCTCTAAAGAACATGGTTCTTTCAATCAATATTTTTGATGAAGTATTTGAACTTTCTAAGACTAATGAAATTGCAAAGGAAGTAATAAAGTCTTGGGCAGATGCTCAATGGTTTACTTCTAAAGAAGAAATTCCTGAAAGTATAAAGACAGTTGTTTATAAAGTAGATGGAGAAATCAATACTGATGACTTCTCTCCGGCAGCTTATGCTTATACTAGAGCAGATATACCACTCCACTCAACATGTATGGGTGGTGTACTTTTCCCAAGTGGTCCAAAGGCCATAGGCGACCTAAAAGATAAATTCAACCTTCCTATCACTTTTGTCGGTGATGTTGTAGGTACAGGATCATCAAGAAAGTCTGCGTGTAACTCTCTTCTATGGCATATTGGAAATGATATTGATTATGTTCCTAACAAAAGAGATGGTGGAATTATAATTGGACAAACCATTGCACCAATTTTCTTCAATACTGCAGAAGACTCTGGAGCACTTCCAATTCAGGCCGACGTTTCTAAATTAGAAACTGGAAAAATTATTATTGTTCATCCACTGGCAGGAAAAATTACTGACGAAAATGGTGAAACATTAGCCGAATATGAAATTGCTCCAGATACGATTTTAGATGAATATAAGGCAGGAGGAAGAGTACCACTTATCATTGGTAAACAACTAACTGCCAAGGCAAGAGCAGCTCTTTCTATGAGCTCTATTGAAGATTCAGGAATCTTCACAAACCCAACAATCATTGTACCTAAAGCTGATCAAGGTTACACTCAAGCTCAAAAAATGGTTGGAAAAGCATGTGGTGTTACAGGAATTCTTCCAGGAACAACTTGTTTACCAAAAATGAGTACTGTTGGATCACAAGATACAACAGGTCCAATGACTGCTAATGAAATGACTGAATTAGCATGTTTAAAATTTAATGCAGATCTCGTTATGCAATCATTCTGTCATACTGCTGCTTACCCAAAACCTACTGACGTTATAACTCATGCAACCTTACCGGAATATATTTCCAACAGAGGTGGAGTTTCATTGAAAGTTGGTGATGGTGTAATTCACTCTTGGCTAAACAGACTACTTGTTCCAGATGAAGTTGGAACAGGTGGTGATTCACATACAAGATTTCCGCTAGGAATTTCTTTTCCAGCTGGTTCTGGTCTAGTTGCTTTTGCAGCGGCCCTAGGGGTTATGCCACTAGATATGCCAGAGTCTGTTCTCGTTAAATTTAAAGGCGAACTTCAACCAGGAATTACACTTAGAGACGTAGTAAATATGATACCTCTTAAAGCGATTCAACTGGGTCTTCTTACAGTTGAGAAAAAAGGAAAGAAGAATATTTTCGCTGGAAAAATACTTGAAATGGAAGGACTCCCTAATTTAAAAGTTGAACAGGCATTTGAGCTTACAGATGCAGCCGCGGAGAGATCTGCAGCAGCAGCTTCTATAAAACTAAATAGAGAACCAATTGAAGAGTATCTACTTTCAAATATAAAACTTATGGAATCGATGATTGAAGGTGGTTACAAGGACGCGGAAACTCTTAAGAAGAGAATTGCAGCAGTCAAAGACTGGTTAGCAAATGGTGAGCTAATGGAAGCGGACAAGAATGCTGAATACGCCCAGGTTATCGAAATTGACTTAAATGAAATGACAGAGCCAGTAGTAGCATGTCCTAATGACCCTGATGATGTAAAAGTTCTTTCTGAAGTTGCAGGAGATAAAGTTGATGAAGTGTTCATCGGTTCTTGTATGACTAACGTAGGACTATTCAGAGCAGCAGGAGAGATACTAAAAGGAAAGGGTCAAGCGGATGCAACTCTTTGGATCGCTCCTCCTACAAAGATGGATAAAGACCAACTAACGGCCGAAGGTTACTATGCAACTTTCGCGGCCGCCGGAGCAAGACTAGAGATGCCAGGATGCTCACTTTGCATGGGTAACCAAGCAAGAGTAAGAAATGGTTCAACAGTATTCTCTACTTCTACTCGTAACTTTAATAACAGATTAGGAAAAGATGCCCAAGTATACCTAGGGTCTTCTGAGCTTGCAGCTGTTGTTTCACTACTTGGAAAGATGCCTACGCCGGCAGAATATCTAGAAGTAATGAATCCAGCACTTGAAGGTAAAGAAGAAGAAGTTTACAAATACTTAAACTTCCACCAAATGGATAACTTTAGAGTTTAA
- a CDS encoding site-specific DNA-methyltransferase codes for MTMLFELDGNTHINADSTVLDSYKTIMGSNKAKMLYADPPYCLLVRRNKKTGELRDPKQAKINHEAVTRYENIKEYRRFTEKWLGAAVKYIQDDGVLVIWTNYLGINPIKLTAQKLGFEHFYGEFQWGKLAKETNSGNEINVRLYEVALVFSKLPKPELSNSCPPTQWSIITKYDEEGEADKWGKHPNHKPFSCLEPLIRTYTSPGDRILDPFTGSGSTPAAAIQLGRKISGIELRKQWATMSQQRIKSLCCC; via the coding sequence ATGACTATGCTTTTTGAATTAGATGGCAATACACATATCAACGCAGATTCCACTGTCTTAGATAGTTACAAAACTATTATGGGGAGCAATAAGGCGAAGATGTTGTATGCAGATCCTCCATACTGCTTATTAGTTAGAAGAAATAAGAAAACAGGTGAGCTTAGAGATCCTAAGCAGGCCAAGATTAATCATGAAGCCGTTACGAGGTATGAAAATATAAAAGAATATAGAAGATTTACTGAGAAGTGGCTTGGTGCTGCCGTCAAGTATATTCAAGATGATGGTGTTTTGGTTATTTGGACAAATTACCTTGGAATTAATCCGATAAAGCTAACGGCACAAAAACTAGGTTTTGAGCACTTCTATGGTGAGTTTCAATGGGGAAAGCTAGCAAAAGAAACTAATAGCGGTAATGAGATAAATGTTAGACTGTATGAAGTCGCGCTGGTTTTCTCTAAGCTTCCAAAACCAGAACTTTCCAATTCATGTCCTCCTACTCAATGGTCAATAATTACTAAGTATGATGAAGAAGGTGAGGCAGATAAATGGGGAAAGCATCCTAATCATAAGCCATTTTCATGCTTGGAGCCACTGATTAGAACTTATACCTCTCCTGGAGATAGAATCCTAGATCCTTTCACGGGATCAGGCTCCACCCCCGCTGCGGCAATTCAGCTAGGACGCAAGATCTCTGGTATAGAGTTAAGAAAGCAGTGGGCGACAATGAGTCAACAGCGAATAAAGTCTCTTTGTTGTTGCTAA
- a CDS encoding 2-oxoacid:acceptor oxidoreductase subunit alpha, translated as MSSNDHIELESVVIRFSGDSGDGMQLTGTQFSNTSALMGNDISTFPDYPAEIRAPQGTIAGVSGFQVHFGSNEVITPGDEVDMLVALNPAALKANLGSLRKGGTILANTDAFTYKGLEKATYTDNPLEDNSLSDYQVIEAPIDSQTLDTLEDHELDLKNKKRCKNFYALGICYFLYHRDITPTIDWINEKFKKFPELAQANIATLKSGYHFAETLEAVVSTYKVPSAKITPGKYRQINGNTSTAWGFLRAAQAAKLPLFLGSYPITPATDILHELSKHKNFGVKTFQAEDEIAAICCSIGAGLAGNLALTTSSGPGIALKGEAIGLAVTYEMPLVIVNVQRGGPSTGLPTKTEQSDLYQALYGRNGEAPLIILAASRPNDCFHMAYEASRLALQHMSPVMLLTDGYIANGTEPWRIPDVDKHYNEIKHNLIEEAPANTDGFKWIERDEVSKVRKWAIPGTKGLEHRIGGLEKDYHTGDVSYDPINHELMTNARKEKIERVVDNIPEQELEGDSSGDLLVVSWGGTYGAVQMAVKQLQKEGVRISLMHMKYINPIPKNVPTILKNFNRIIVPELNGGQLINVLKAKYSIEAIGYNKMQGLPFKISELVEEFKKAIQ; from the coding sequence ATGTCATCAAATGATCACATCGAATTAGAAAGTGTTGTTATACGCTTTTCAGGAGATTCCGGCGACGGAATGCAACTCACAGGAACTCAATTCTCAAATACATCTGCCTTAATGGGAAATGATATTTCGACATTTCCAGACTATCCAGCTGAGATTAGGGCCCCTCAAGGCACTATTGCTGGTGTATCAGGATTTCAAGTTCACTTTGGTTCAAATGAAGTTATCACACCAGGAGATGAAGTTGATATGTTAGTGGCACTAAACCCAGCGGCCCTCAAAGCAAATCTAGGCTCTTTAAGAAAAGGTGGTACAATCCTCGCAAACACTGATGCATTTACTTACAAAGGACTAGAGAAGGCCACATATACAGATAACCCTCTAGAAGATAACTCTTTGAGCGACTATCAAGTTATTGAGGCCCCAATCGATTCTCAAACTCTTGATACATTAGAAGATCACGAACTAGATCTAAAGAATAAAAAAAGATGTAAGAACTTCTATGCTTTAGGTATCTGCTACTTCTTATACCATAGAGATATAACTCCAACTATTGATTGGATAAATGAGAAATTTAAAAAATTTCCAGAACTAGCACAAGCTAATATAGCAACTTTAAAGTCTGGTTATCACTTTGCGGAAACACTTGAAGCAGTAGTTTCAACTTATAAAGTACCAAGTGCAAAAATTACTCCTGGAAAGTATAGACAGATAAATGGAAACACTTCTACGGCATGGGGATTTCTAAGAGCAGCACAAGCGGCAAAACTGCCACTCTTTCTAGGAAGTTACCCAATCACACCGGCAACAGATATTTTACATGAGTTATCAAAGCACAAAAACTTCGGTGTAAAAACATTTCAAGCCGAAGACGAGATCGCAGCAATATGTTGCTCGATTGGTGCTGGACTTGCTGGTAACCTAGCTCTTACAACATCTTCAGGGCCAGGAATAGCATTAAAAGGTGAGGCCATAGGGCTTGCGGTTACTTATGAAATGCCATTAGTTATTGTGAATGTACAAAGAGGAGGACCATCGACAGGTCTACCGACAAAAACGGAACAGTCAGATTTATATCAAGCACTATATGGTAGAAATGGAGAAGCTCCTCTTATTATACTTGCTGCCTCACGACCTAATGACTGTTTCCATATGGCCTACGAAGCAAGTCGCCTAGCGCTACAACACATGTCCCCAGTAATGCTTCTTACTGATGGATACATTGCCAATGGAACAGAGCCCTGGCGAATACCTGACGTAGATAAGCACTATAATGAAATTAAGCACAATCTTATCGAAGAAGCTCCAGCAAATACTGATGGCTTTAAGTGGATAGAAAGAGATGAAGTTTCCAAGGTGAGAAAATGGGCAATCCCTGGAACAAAAGGATTGGAACATCGAATTGGTGGACTTGAGAAAGATTATCACACAGGTGATGTTAGCTACGATCCAATTAATCACGAACTAATGACAAACGCTAGAAAAGAAAAAATCGAGCGTGTAGTAGATAATATTCCTGAGCAAGAACTAGAAGGTGATAGCTCTGGTGATCTACTAGTAGTCTCATGGGGAGGAACATATGGAGCAGTTCAAATGGCCGTAAAACAACTACAAAAAGAAGGCGTAAGAATATCTCTAATGCATATGAAGTATATAAACCCTATACCTAAGAATGTTCCAACAATATTAAAGAATTTCAACAGAATAATTGTTCCTGAACTAAATGGTGGGCAACTTATTAATGTCTTAAAAGCAAAGTACTCAATTGAAGCGATTGGATACAATAAAATGCAAGGTCTTCCATTTAAGATTAGCGAATTAGTTGAAGAGTTTAAAAAAGCAATACAATAG
- a CDS encoding 2-oxoacid:ferredoxin oxidoreductase subunit beta, with product MTELNYKKKDFASDQDVKWCPGCGDYSILSSLQMALTKTGTKKEDIVCVSGIGCSSRFPYYMNTYGYHTIHGRAPAVASGMKVANPNLSVWMITGDGDCLSIGGNHFIHALRRNIDINMLLFNNQIYGLTKGQFSPTSKQGQVTKSSPYGSLDRTFNPGKLAFGAGATYICKTLDSDPKHMTDMMVEADKHRGTSFIEVFQNCVIFNNNCHQEYTDRKTRSDHAVYLEHETPMKFGKEGNLGIVLEGLKLKVVEIGDKYKDQDLLVHDKHNKMLSYLLLSSHEENGFPKFYGVIYQEEDETFNDQVAAQIEQVRNKKGEGDFNKLLFSGEVWEVK from the coding sequence ATGACTGAACTAAACTATAAGAAGAAAGATTTTGCAAGTGATCAAGATGTTAAATGGTGTCCAGGATGTGGCGATTACTCAATACTATCAAGTTTACAAATGGCACTTACAAAAACAGGCACAAAGAAAGAGGATATTGTCTGTGTATCAGGGATTGGATGTTCTTCAAGATTTCCATACTACATGAATACATATGGATACCATACAATTCATGGTAGAGCTCCAGCTGTGGCATCCGGTATGAAAGTTGCCAACCCAAACCTAAGTGTGTGGATGATTACAGGAGATGGTGATTGCTTATCAATTGGCGGGAACCATTTTATTCACGCTCTCAGAAGAAATATAGATATCAATATGCTTCTTTTCAATAATCAAATTTACGGACTCACTAAAGGTCAATTCTCACCTACTTCTAAACAAGGACAAGTAACCAAATCGTCTCCCTATGGATCACTTGATAGAACATTTAATCCTGGAAAACTAGCATTTGGAGCAGGTGCAACATATATATGTAAAACGCTTGATTCGGACCCTAAACATATGACCGACATGATGGTTGAAGCTGATAAACATAGAGGAACATCATTTATAGAAGTGTTTCAAAACTGTGTTATCTTCAACAATAACTGTCATCAAGAATACACAGATAGAAAAACAAGATCAGACCATGCTGTTTACCTTGAACACGAAACTCCTATGAAATTTGGAAAAGAAGGAAATCTTGGAATAGTACTAGAAGGACTGAAGCTTAAAGTAGTTGAGATAGGTGACAAATACAAAGATCAGGATCTCTTAGTGCATGATAAACACAATAAAATGTTAAGTTACTTACTATTATCCTCTCACGAGGAAAATGGTTTTCCAAAATTCTATGGTGTGATTTATCAAGAAGAAGATGAGACTTTTAACGATCAAGTAGCAGCTCAAATTGAACAAGTAAGAAATAAGAAAGGAGAAGGCGACTTTAATAAGCTTCTTTTTTCCGGTGAAGTTTGGGAAGTAAAATAA
- a CDS encoding hemerythrin domain-containing protein, with the protein MKEIINQLKDDHIRVNASLDKMEQLIDTPLETSRDELVSEFQFFKDFACKIHHKRESEVLYNWMKKQNPEADKEIIERINEEHKSLESEVNNFIEKITKMAKEEENTILCDIEQFIRVYKQHIEKEEKFIFLIAQQLTEKKTT; encoded by the coding sequence ATGAAAGAGATAATAAATCAGCTAAAAGATGATCATATAAGAGTAAATGCATCACTTGATAAAATGGAACAGCTTATTGATACTCCCCTAGAGACCTCAAGAGATGAACTTGTAAGTGAATTTCAATTCTTTAAAGATTTCGCATGTAAAATTCATCACAAAAGAGAAAGTGAGGTTCTCTACAATTGGATGAAAAAGCAAAACCCAGAGGCCGACAAAGAAATAATAGAGAGAATTAACGAAGAACATAAGTCTTTAGAAAGTGAAGTTAATAACTTCATAGAAAAGATAACAAAGATGGCCAAAGAGGAAGAAAATACAATCCTATGTGATATTGAGCAATTTATAAGAGTTTACAAGCAACATATAGAAAAAGAAGAGAAGTTTATCTTTCTTATTGCTCAACAGCTTACGGAGAAAAAAACTACTTAA
- a CDS encoding sensor histidine kinase — MNLILYQSFERFFGTIVFSFFAYHALAGISNFKTHKIKSSVWHISMCIMTALYALCLVVGTFDVAQDFGNTILLLLWLLGYGSYLMYMLAIKSFLMIEKNKLNYTKTTLLILLAHHIVFFFTYLLFGYTPLFQTTPPLKRTLFQQAYYITISPTIYGYILGTIAVSGIIYASILILKELSKRKNKESFLKIGVVVTLLATANDISLSMGLTHSLVPLYFLGNVFEAIRLMIHFQKKSFEKIMELEKNVDKLAKVAQFGFAAASIAHDIRNHITIIITAIENLKRVETNPKAKSKEYYYSVIEKHSYKSNDVAELYMNLFKENSSSTKEPIKFSTLIEDVKELVVPLIDFHKIKFELNIEKDFTYQCNTTEVVLCLVNLIKNSTDAIKLMKEPWIKLQSRKQNENIIIEVIDSGLGIEDKIAQNIFELEFTTKDKDSGSGMGLAITKQLLEKNHCSIHYTKMKNTCFSIVFDSESILDNH; from the coding sequence ATGAATCTAATTTTATATCAAAGCTTTGAGCGTTTTTTTGGAACAATCGTTTTTTCGTTCTTTGCGTATCATGCTTTGGCAGGTATTTCTAACTTTAAAACACATAAAATAAAATCATCAGTATGGCATATAAGTATGTGTATCATGACTGCTCTCTATGCGCTTTGTTTAGTTGTTGGTACCTTTGATGTCGCTCAAGACTTTGGCAACACTATCCTCTTATTACTCTGGCTTCTAGGGTATGGCTCATATCTCATGTATATGTTAGCGATAAAATCATTTCTAATGATTGAAAAGAATAAGTTAAATTATACAAAAACAACTTTATTAATTCTTCTCGCTCATCACATAGTATTCTTCTTCACATACCTACTATTTGGCTACACACCACTATTTCAAACAACACCACCGTTAAAGAGAACACTTTTCCAACAGGCCTATTACATAACAATTTCACCAACGATCTATGGCTACATTCTAGGTACAATAGCTGTTTCAGGAATAATTTACGCAAGTATCTTAATACTTAAGGAACTTTCAAAAAGAAAGAATAAAGAATCATTTTTAAAAATTGGAGTAGTTGTCACTTTATTGGCCACGGCCAATGATATATCTTTATCAATGGGACTTACTCACTCACTTGTTCCACTCTACTTTCTTGGCAATGTATTCGAGGCAATAAGACTTATGATTCATTTCCAAAAGAAATCATTTGAAAAAATCATGGAACTTGAAAAGAATGTAGACAAGTTGGCAAAAGTAGCTCAATTCGGTTTCGCAGCAGCAAGCATTGCTCACGACATTAGAAATCACATTACTATCATTATCACTGCAATAGAAAATCTAAAAAGAGTTGAGACTAATCCTAAGGCGAAATCTAAAGAATATTATTACTCTGTCATTGAGAAACACTCTTACAAATCCAACGATGTTGCTGAACTTTACATGAACCTCTTCAAAGAAAATAGCTCTTCTACAAAAGAGCCTATTAAATTTTCTACTCTTATCGAAGATGTTAAAGAACTAGTTGTCCCTCTTATCGATTTTCATAAAATTAAATTTGAACTTAATATTGAAAAAGACTTTACTTACCAGTGTAATACAACAGAGGTTGTTCTATGTCTTGTAAATCTTATTAAAAACTCAACTGACGCTATAAAACTCATGAAAGAGCCGTGGATTAAGCTTCAGTCAAGAAAGCAAAATGAAAATATTATCATAGAAGTTATAGACTCTGGCCTCGGCATAGAAGATAAGATAGCTCAAAACATATTTGAATTAGAGTTTACAACTAAAGATAAGGACTCTGGCTCTGGAATGGGACTTGCTATAACTAAACAATTACTTGAGAAAAATCACTGCTCTATTCATTACACAAAAATGAAAAATACTTGCTTCAGTATCGTTTTTGACTCTGAGTCTATATTGGATAATCATTGA
- a CDS encoding ATP-binding protein, with product MFNWIKSTSIKIKIITGLILIFLIFCFQSFLAFSSFKEIEKSFNDLSLISKESINILNIDKELLNLQRLALVYSNSGSKSVLRQMLKKQNEILLDLDEARKLSRNEFSTDMISKMVKLLIEYKENILQLGQKFLYKEKLLNLELPNVFDKGIENINRIHKSVSTDYKALSRSQQLHQQWLEINISAISYLRDRKYSQRDKVYKNIDLILKEKHSFSPNYNNLIKTNARSYLVIFEKSVQANRIFLSLINVVMAGQSLELLSLSHELRNHTLQEFDTLKLNNRVLIENRSKTLIIIMLLSAPFLLIISFFFVDNISKGIHLITLTFDKFLEGDFNKSVPGLDRNDEIGKLAKAAEKFKLLNKELSEAIVVAQKSSDIKSEFLANMSHEIRTPMNGVLGMIEILKESDLSKEQSDMIKTISSSGKILSQVINDILDISKSDAGKISLEYRAFSFKDCVEEIRLLFISNINEKNISLKVNIDSNLKDMYLLGDVVRVKQILVNLVGNAIKFTEEGKVELIMQILDLNQDVCKLRITVKDTGVGIAEQSQKSLFDAFSQADTSITRRFGGTGLGLAISQKLANLMGSKIQFTSKEGVGTEFFFNLTLQISNESSLEVENTLNCDNSFAYNILLVEDNAINIKVASKFMEMYASNIDCATNGAIAVELCKSNVYDIVFMDMHMPIMGGVEACIEIKKNPAYRNIPVVALTANVLNEDRQKCFDAGMIFFLTKPISRQELSEVFVKIKQGQKAA from the coding sequence GAGCTATTAAACCTTCAACGTCTTGCTTTGGTCTACTCTAACTCGGGAAGCAAAAGTGTGCTCAGACAGATGCTTAAAAAACAAAATGAGATTCTGCTAGATCTAGATGAGGCGAGAAAACTTTCACGTAATGAATTCAGTACAGATATGATTTCAAAAATGGTAAAATTATTAATCGAGTATAAAGAAAATATTTTGCAACTTGGACAGAAATTTCTATATAAAGAGAAGTTGCTTAATCTGGAATTACCTAATGTTTTTGATAAAGGTATTGAGAATATAAACAGAATTCATAAATCTGTGAGTACAGATTATAAAGCACTGTCACGATCACAACAGTTGCACCAGCAGTGGTTAGAAATTAATATTAGCGCGATTTCATATTTAAGAGATCGCAAATATAGTCAAAGAGATAAGGTCTATAAAAATATAGATTTAATACTTAAAGAAAAACACAGCTTCTCGCCAAATTATAACAACTTAATAAAGACGAATGCACGTTCCTATTTAGTTATTTTTGAGAAGTCTGTACAGGCCAATAGAATATTTCTCTCTTTAATAAATGTGGTCATGGCCGGTCAATCATTAGAATTATTGTCATTATCACATGAGCTAAGAAATCATACGTTACAAGAATTTGACACCCTCAAACTTAATAATAGAGTGCTAATCGAAAATAGAAGTAAAACGTTAATAATAATTATGCTTCTTAGTGCTCCATTTTTACTAATCATTTCATTCTTCTTTGTTGATAATATTTCTAAGGGGATTCATCTTATAACTCTAACATTTGATAAGTTTCTTGAAGGTGATTTTAATAAAAGTGTACCCGGTTTAGATAGAAATGATGAAATTGGTAAGCTTGCAAAAGCTGCAGAGAAATTTAAATTATTAAACAAAGAACTCAGTGAGGCCATAGTTGTAGCTCAAAAGTCTTCTGATATTAAAAGTGAGTTCTTAGCAAATATGAGCCATGAGATTCGTACGCCGATGAACGGTGTACTGGGGATGATTGAAATTCTTAAAGAGAGTGATCTTAGCAAAGAGCAATCTGATATGATAAAAACTATATCATCAAGTGGTAAAATCCTGTCTCAAGTTATAAATGATATCTTAGATATAAGTAAGTCCGATGCGGGTAAGATTAGTTTAGAGTATCGGGCCTTTAGTTTTAAGGATTGTGTTGAAGAAATACGTTTATTATTTATCTCAAATATTAATGAAAAAAATATTTCTTTAAAAGTTAATATAGATTCAAACTTGAAAGATATGTACTTGCTTGGTGATGTTGTTAGAGTAAAGCAAATCTTAGTGAATTTAGTTGGAAACGCAATTAAATTCACTGAAGAAGGGAAAGTTGAACTTATTATGCAGATACTTGATCTAAATCAAGATGTATGCAAATTAAGAATCACTGTTAAAGACACTGGGGTTGGTATAGCTGAACAATCTCAGAAAAGTCTGTTTGACGCATTTTCTCAGGCCGATACTTCTATTACACGAAGGTTTGGAGGGACAGGACTTGGCCTTGCTATATCTCAGAAACTTGCAAATTTAATGGGATCTAAGATACAGTTCACTAGTAAAGAAGGTGTTGGGACTGAATTCTTTTTTAATCTCACTTTACAGATTTCGAATGAATCATCTTTGGAAGTTGAAAATACTCTGAATTGTGATAATTCTTTTGCTTATAATATTCTTTTGGTTGAAGATAATGCAATCAATATTAAGGTGGCATCTAAGTTTATGGAGATGTACGCATCAAATATAGATTGTGCAACAAATGGGGCAATTGCAGTAGAGTTATGCAAAAGTAATGTGTACGATATTGTTTTCATGGATATGCATATGCCAATTATGGGTGGTGTTGAAGCTTGCATAGAAATAAAAAAGAATCCTGCTTACAGAAATATTCCTGTAGTCGCCCTTACTGCCAATGTTTTAAATGAAGATCGACAAAAGTGTTTCGATGCTGGGATGATCTTCTTCTTAACGAAACCTATTTCAAGACAAGAATTGTCTGAAGTATTTGTAAAGATTAAGCAAGGTCAAAAAGCGGCATAG